ggtTTTGAGTGGTATGAGGTTCACATTCTAGGCATATATGTTGTAATAgagagatttttgtaatttagtgATGTGGGTTATGCTTAAttatacaagaaaaatgagTTTGGAGTGGTATGAAGATCATATTCTAGGCATATATGTTGTTCTGGTTTGCAATCTTGTTGGGTTTGCTGacatttctatatattttgttgttCTAGATCTCTTGCATATTTTCTCATACTTGCCTAGGGATCTGAACTTCCTTGAGCACACAAGTAATTTTGGATGGAAAGAGTGAGCATGCCATTCTTGCTTGATCTTGTCTCTATAGATATGGGGATTATAATTTCTTTCTATGCTTATGGTGTGTGACACTTATTGTATGCTTGCTTGCAGGTATCAAAGAGCGAGACCTCTTATAATAGATCCGGCCTTGTATCAGTCAAAGAAATCTGGTGTTTTTTGGGCTAAAGAGAAAAGGTCTATGCCTGCTTCTTTCAAGTTATTCACAGGTACTGCTTTACATTAGCTTTTTACCAAACTAATTATTCAGTTATTTGAGTATCCTTTTGTGAGAGACCAGAAAACTGGCTCTCAGAAAAGGTACACCTTTGTTTCAGGTCTATCTTAATATGCTAGTGTAAAATATGCAAAACAGTGCCCTTTGCGAATATTTTCAGCTGAATTTATATAATCCCTTACCAAGTCATTCCTATTTGATATTGACAGAGTTCCAAGGTATTAATTAATCAGATGATACACAACAGACTAGGAAAATTGCTGGGGTTGTAGACTTGTATTAGTCAAGTAAGTTAGAAAATGGAGATGTTACAGTTCTATTAATATATTTGTGAAGTCCttgaacaaagaaaacaaaatttaaaacaattatCTGTAGTTATCTAAAATTTACACAACATCTGGTTATCCTTGGAGTTACTTTTTGGATTCTGGGCTTTGTATACAGCCCCTCTTACCCTTCTGTCTTAATCATTCTTTCAAACCACAAAAGCATGAAAAGTGACTTTCTTAAGACTGTGTTTAACTTAATTTGTGGCAGTTTTGAATATTGTGTAGCCTGGAAATTGTAAGATCAAGTTGATCCTTAAGATTGTTTCCACAAAATTCTTACATCATTCCTTGAAGGAATGAAATATCACCAATCATCATTCATGACTGTTACCACAGAATTCTGTCCTGAATGTTGTTGCAGTATTGTCTTGTAGAAGATTGCTCTGGCAATCCTCTTCCAGTTTGATTAATCCTTGTATCATGGTGTTGATTTTCATCAATTGTAACTCGTCAATTGAAAGAGGAAGCGGCATTGTCCATAATATATTATGCGGTTCTTCAACTTTCAATACATCAAACATGATTTTGAACTGgaaatttcattttgagatgACGGAAATGGATGAGGTTGTATTTATTAGGAATTGACAAAGATGGTCTGTGTGTGTGATTTGTATGTTAGTAAATTGTTGATGCTTTAGATTGATTTTACTTCTTTATCTATAACTTTAAATGATCTTATTGATCAGGGTCTGAATGGGTGGTGCTGACAAAATCATTTGTTGAATTTTGTGTTTGGGGATGGGATAATCTCCCTCGTACTTTGCTCATGTACTATACAAATTTCCTTTCATCCCTTGAGGGCTACTTCCACACTGTTGTTTGTAACCACAAGGACTACCAGAACACAACTGTAAATCATGATTTACATTATATAAAGTGGGATAATCCTCCAAAGCAACACCCAATTTCTCTTACCCTGGAACATTTCAATGACATGGTGCAAAGTGGTGCTCCTTTTGCACGTAGGTTTGCCAAAGATGATCCAGTCCTCAACAAAATTGACAGAGAGCTGTTACAGAAATCAGATGGCCAGGTTACTCCTGGTGGCTGGTGTGTGGGGAATTCTGTTTTAGGTAAAGACCCTTGTGTTGTTTATGGGAATCCAAATTCAGTTAAACCAACTGTAAATTCTAAGAGGCTAGAGAAACTCATAGTGAAACTTCTTGATTCAGACAATTTCAGGTCTAAACAATGTATATAGTCTTCCAGTATCTCAATcttttcatcaaatttttttattcatcctGCTATGGTGGTTTGTTATGCAGAGAACTGCTTCATTTTTGGTAAAATGCATCTTTGCAGTTTTACttctatttgttattttcttacACTGAAACTGTGAAACAACTACTGTTAAGGGGCATTGGATCACTGATGATAAGATAGCATTGCATTAGTGAGAGGTTGATGTCTATAATATTGTTGAGTTAGTAGCTTGTCTGTCAATGACTTCCAGATTACCTCAGTGTGTCATGAATGGTATTAAGCCCATGCTTTACGAACCGGGTTATGAAAATTAACCTTAAAAGGTACAGACTAGGATTATTTTGAGCCTGTTTGCATTTAAAATGAGCACTACAGCACTAATGGGCTGGTTAGGAAATTGGAAGCTGCCAAGCATTGTAAACGTGACATTTATATATTCTGAATGTAAATAAACAGGTACTTTTCTTTGGTGTTAACCCAACATATGTAGAAACAGATAAAACACGTCTTGATGGTTCTGGAAATTCAGAATGTTGAGTGAAAAATTTCCTCCCTCTAGATCTATCTGaatgttgaataaaaaaacccgtctctctctctctctctctctctctctctcactctcactcacaCACAGTCAATTAATAGGGAATGCCTTATGCTCATCATTGCTCCTGTAACTTGATCAGTGTTCTTTTATCTTGGAGTAATTTGTTTCTGTTTGCATGTCATCTTGATCTTGTAATTAAAGAGCAAGGGGTTTGACATCAGACAATTCTCTGTAACATTCCTGAAATACACATTTGTGCATTCACACTTTTTTCTAGTCATTGTGATACGTGTGCAAGGCTAGCACGTTGACAATAATGTGCACTTTAGATCAATTTAgaattgaaaagaagaaaaaggggtaAACATTTCGTGCATCAGCTAAGATAATATTATCTCTTGGCTAGGGATATGATAAATTGCAGGAAGCTTCCTGTAATATAACTGGCCAAATGGCCTTGAATTTATTGAACTCCAGAACATTAGTGGTAGTAGGTCCctacattataaaaatattgggTTCCTGGTGATTGAATAAGGAGCTGCCAGTTAGACATTTGGGTTGCCGTATGCGAACTTGAGTGTTGATATTAATGAAACAGGTTGATGCTCATGGACTGAGTTGTTTGATATCAGAATGTATGGATTGTTACCCTGGATATCCCTTTTGGGGACACACAGGTGCCAACTGGGTCATTGGCGTTACCCATTGTATAATGAATGTGGAATACAGTTGAGCCAATCTATTCACTGAAGTAAAACTCATCGGAGCAAAATCTAGTGAAATTTTCCCACGTGGGGATATGACTCAAGTCGCCCTGATCTGGAAAAAAACGTGATCATCTGAGCTTTTGTGCTTTTGAGTACTCTTACTCTCAGTGAGATAAGTTTTTATGCTATGTAAAGATTTGTTGTTCGAAACAGAGCTGCTGTCATGAGGTTCATAGATTCTGATTCAGCAAGTCTTGGGTACTGTTTGCATTGGATAACTGATAAAAAGCAGGAGTTTGCGACCAGTCTATATCTGCAAGATGCTTTATGTGCTTAGAGAAACACCAGCTGTATTAAGATTCATCTTGAACCCCTTAGTACCCCTGGAATAAGGTTATTGAAGGAGGTTGTTTCCTTGACTACATGTGTAGTAGCTGCTTGTCTTTTGGAAGAAGCTTATGGCCCTCTAGCAGGTTCCAATGAGCTCTGGGAATTTGGTATGGATGAAGACATCTAAGCTTGATGTGTTAGTGGATTAGCATCAAGAGTTCCTCTTGATATTGCTTCTGAATCTCTACGGTTGATGTAAACCTGGTTTGGAAGCGACTGAACATCCTTGAGTCACTTCATGTCAACTGCTAGAGAGACTTTTGATTGAAAACAGTTTTGTAATCAGTATTTATTAATTGCACATGCGCCTAACGGGTTTTGAACCCATGACTTTACCTTCCATTTTGCTCTCATAAGTAGAAAGGTCATTTAAGCCATTGCTCACTGGCACTTTTGACTCTGACATGTTGGTAAAGAAGCTAGCAACTAACCTTAGCCTCATCTTTTGTGTTTCTCAACAACTTTTGCTTGGAATGTATTTTTCATCTATGCATTTTCATTAATGTTGAAAGCCAGTCAAGAACCATTTTGAGTTGCTAGGAGGAAGCAATCACAAAGCACGTTGAGCTTGATTATGCTTCTAAActaccaatcacaacttatGTCCCGAAATAAGGGGTCATGTTATAAATTAAAAGTGCATTGTATTTGGTCAGGTCATATGCTgatttaaatttcacaattactGGAGGCCCTTTAATCTTATTGGAAAGGCTTAGTGAAAGATCTCATTGGTAAATTAGAGAGCTGGATGATCATTCATTCACAAGATTGTTTAATTAAATACCAGATCCAAGATTTGGGACATTAAATAATGCCTACTCTATACCTATAAAGATAAGCTGAAAAGTACAATATTTTAAACAGAGTGAAAATGATGTCATGCACATAGGCAATATTCTCATTTGATCCCAGTTGGGTTAGGTAGCCTGGCAATATTCTCATTTGAGGATGTAAGGATGCAAAAGCAATGTAGTAGAAAACATAATCTCACAAGATCCAGCATCTCAAACCAAAAAACTCAAATCTTCTTGCCAgtctagttttttatttttaagtttcaatcgTATACTGAATTGCAGGGCTTGCAAGTTGTTGTCAATAGCAAAGCCTCGGGTAACAAAATGAGAAATCAATTATATCGGCAAGAAGTTATACAACAGAACAAATTCTACATCTTTTATTATcattcttttcaaaatttggcattgccaaagtttaaaaattacaaacacaTTGGCAATAACAATTTTGCTCATAACACCCCCTCCCAAAAATAAGgaaacaaggaaaaagaaaaaagaactgcTATCACTCTTCACAACCAAGTTTTGCAATTTTCTGCGTATTTGTGTGTAATTCCAACAGGCCAAAACTCATCTATGATATCTGGAACTTGTAAAAGATGACCTTGAAA
The sequence above is drawn from the Castanea sativa cultivar Marrone di Chiusa Pesio chromosome 5, ASM4071231v1 genome and encodes:
- the LOC142633885 gene encoding beta-glucuronosyltransferase GlcAT14C, whose protein sequence is MKKNYSPSYLDRKWFMPLLTIFVLSLIVVLTLSLGHAKFSSGIDDPPPKFSALDRNFDRLGLLPKLPSFAYSISGSKGDVSSVKRLLEAVYHPRNYYVLHLDLEASDAERLELAKYVKSESLVFREFGNVMVVGNANLVTYKGPTMMASTLHAIAILLKKDKDWDWFINLSASDYPLVSQDDLLHIFSYLPRDLNFLEHTSNFGWKEYQRARPLIIDPALYQSKKSGVFWAKEKRSMPASFKLFTGSEWVVLTKSFVEFCVWGWDNLPRTLLMYYTNFLSSLEGYFHTVVCNHKDYQNTTVNHDLHYIKWDNPPKQHPISLTLEHFNDMVQSGAPFARRFAKDDPVLNKIDRELLQKSDGQVTPGGWCVGNSVLGKDPCVVYGNPNSVKPTVNSKRLEKLIVKLLDSDNFRSKQCI